ctgaatgtattcccgcattatactggtgggcgacctaaaacttaaatgtattcccgcattatactggtgggcgacctagaacttaaaagtattcccgcattatactggtgggcgacctagaaattaaaagtattcccgcattatactggtgggcgacctagaacttaaaagtattctcgcattatactggtgggcgacctagaacttaaatgtattcccgcattatactggtgggcgacctagaaattaaaagtattcccgcattatactggtgggcgacctagaacttaaaagtattcccgcattatactggtgggcgacctagaacttaaaagtattcccgcattatactggtgggcgacctagaacttaaaagtattcccgcattatactggcgggcgacctagaacttaaaagtattcccgcattatactggtgggcgacctagaacttaaaagtattcccgcattatactagggTATCTTACCAAactatttagtgaaaaaggtaagcaagcatacatgAAGAACAGGAAGAAGTCCCCTTAACCTCCTTCTCCAAAAGGGACCGTTAATGTTATAAGCGGGAGCGAAGAAATTAATGGCATGACATATACGGCGGCCAAGAAAGTTTCAAAAGTTACAGTTACACATGGGAAGCGGGTCCGACATGTGTTGGAGGAAGAaagtattacatttgatgatgcagatgcggaTGGCGTGATAACTccacataacgatgcactggtaatatctctacttgtgcatgatactaatgtgaaacgagttttgactgatccaggtagttccgtgaacatcattttgctaagagtattaaacgagatgcaagctgaagataagaTAGTACCTAAGGCACATACTTTATCTGGCTTTGACAATTCAAGCGTCGTGATAAAAGGGGAGGTAGTACTTACAACATTCACAGAAGGAGTTGTCAAGGAGATGGAAATGGCTTATAATATAATTCTCGGAAGACCGTGGATTCACGAGATGGATGTTGTGCCGTCTaccttacatcaagttattaaattcccatcaccatggggaatatgtcaaatctGTGGGGATCAACAGACATCCAGGAGCATCAACTCTGTAGTAGATTCAAGAACAAAAAACGAAGAAAAGTAGCAATTACAGAATCCAGTTAAGGATACTATGACACAAGCCTCAACTGAACATGGGCGAACAGATGTGGACTCAATGCCCGATTCTATccaagaaccagaagaaaatgaaaatatcaaaacgacGATTGAAGAGTTGGAGGTTGTAGAGCTATTCACACAATGGC
This sequence is a window from Nicotiana sylvestris chromosome 3, ASM39365v2, whole genome shotgun sequence. Protein-coding genes within it:
- the LOC138887660 gene encoding uncharacterized protein — translated: MTYTAAKKVSKVTVTHGKRVRHVLEEESITFDDADADGVITPHNDALVISLLVHDTNVKRVLTDPGSSVNIILLRVLNEMQAEDKIVPKAHTLSGFDNSSVVIKGEVVLTTFTEGVVKEMEMAYNIILGRPWIHEMDVVPSTLHQVIKFPSPWGICQICGDQQTSRSINSVVDSRTKNEEK